In one Pseudobdellovibrionaceae bacterium genomic region, the following are encoded:
- a CDS encoding diphosphomevalonate decarboxylase, with amino-acid sequence MGKTDTLDNLPANSSLSWTLESLRSTVEMEYVEGLSADEWAPLDGEKLELSETGRAKFLKHVARVKAEAGVTGNFRVRSANNFPSDCGIASSASSFAALTKACYQIFEALDTNYQAPSVREQAEMSRKGSGSSCRSFFAPWAMWTREGVRPLELPVQRMVHQVAILNTAKKEVSSSDAHKRCVTSLLFKGRPQRAEERLAEFMQALRKNDWPRAFDITWAEFQDMHALFETSQPAFGYWHPDSVKVLALTREYWREQKDGPLVTMDAGANVHLLWRADQAAKAEAFGSHLAEDYRLLSTAADGAFKDSRA; translated from the coding sequence ATGGGGAAAACCGATACGCTGGACAACTTGCCCGCGAACTCCTCGCTGTCGTGGACGCTGGAGTCTTTGCGTTCGACCGTGGAGATGGAATACGTCGAGGGACTGAGCGCCGATGAATGGGCGCCGTTGGATGGGGAAAAACTCGAACTCAGTGAAACGGGCCGCGCGAAATTTCTGAAGCACGTCGCGCGCGTGAAGGCCGAAGCCGGGGTCACCGGGAATTTCCGCGTGCGCTCGGCGAACAACTTTCCCTCGGACTGCGGGATCGCCTCGTCGGCTTCGAGTTTCGCGGCCTTGACGAAGGCTTGTTATCAGATCTTTGAGGCCCTGGATACGAACTACCAAGCCCCTTCGGTACGTGAGCAGGCCGAGATGTCGCGGAAGGGCTCGGGCTCGAGCTGCCGCTCGTTCTTCGCCCCTTGGGCGATGTGGACCCGCGAAGGCGTGCGTCCCCTGGAACTTCCCGTGCAGCGGATGGTCCACCAGGTCGCGATCTTGAATACCGCGAAGAAGGAAGTCTCTTCTTCGGATGCGCACAAACGTTGCGTGACGAGCCTTTTGTTTAAGGGACGTCCCCAGCGCGCGGAAGAACGTCTGGCGGAGTTCATGCAGGCTTTGCGCAAGAACGACTGGCCGCGCGCCTTCGACATCACCTGGGCGGAATTCCAAGACATGCACGCCCTGTTCGAGACCTCGCAGCCCGCTTTCGGTTACTGGCATCCCGACAGTGTGAAGGTGCTGGCTTTAACTCGTGAGTATTGGCGCGAGCAAAAAGATGGCCCCTTGGTCACCATGGATGCGGGTGCGAACGTGCATCTTCTGTGGCGTGCGGACCAGGCCGCGAAAGCCGAGGCGTTCGGCTCGCATTTGGCCGAGGACTATCGCCTTCTTTCGACGGCGGCGGATGGTGCCTTCAAGGACTCGCGCGCGTGA
- a CDS encoding RNA methyltransferase: MERPRRKLEIESPANATFKRLASLLSSKGIKAEGELILSGRKLIAERLAGPGANLVRSILLPKSAGGQHGFTWPAGLSRPHLDITEIELADHLFEELDELGTHGPLLLMRTPEIRTEDTSTAPKGFELVCPVGDPRNLGAIARSARAFGVRRLLLTADAASPYLPKALKASAGATLDLEIARLPKLSECLNAWASSPFAKQVFVLDTEGENLRQAQLPENLYLVCGEEGPGIPELTKLPRLTIPTHGVESLNAAVATSIALYEISSREKR; this comes from the coding sequence ATGGAACGTCCGCGCCGCAAACTCGAAATCGAAAGCCCCGCCAACGCGACCTTCAAACGACTGGCGTCGCTCCTGAGCAGCAAGGGCATCAAAGCCGAAGGTGAGCTGATCCTGAGCGGCCGCAAGCTCATTGCCGAGCGACTCGCAGGCCCCGGCGCGAACCTCGTCCGCTCGATCCTCTTGCCGAAAAGCGCGGGCGGCCAGCACGGCTTCACCTGGCCCGCCGGCCTGAGCCGGCCGCACCTCGACATCACCGAGATCGAACTCGCCGATCATCTTTTTGAAGAGTTGGATGAGTTGGGCACCCACGGCCCGCTGCTCCTTATGAGGACTCCCGAAATCCGCACCGAGGACACTTCGACCGCGCCCAAGGGCTTCGAACTCGTCTGCCCCGTCGGCGACCCGCGGAACCTGGGCGCCATCGCCCGCAGCGCGCGCGCCTTCGGCGTGCGGCGGCTTCTGCTCACGGCGGACGCGGCGTCGCCCTATCTGCCGAAGGCGCTGAAAGCCTCGGCAGGCGCGACGCTCGATCTCGAGATCGCCCGTCTACCGAAACTCTCCGAATGCCTGAACGCCTGGGCCTCGTCGCCCTTCGCAAAACAGGTCTTCGTACTCGACACCGAAGGCGAAAATCTGCGCCAAGCTCAACTCCCCGAAAATCTCTATCTGGTTTGCGGCGAAGAAGGCCCCGGCATCCCGGAGCTCACAAAACTCCCGCGACTGACGATCCCCACGCACGGGGTCGAGTCGCTCAACGCCGCGGTCGCGACCTCGATCGCGCTTTACGAAATCAGCTCCCGCGAAAAAAGGTAG
- a CDS encoding class I SAM-dependent methyltransferase, which produces MAHKNKTNISPYKTRRQKAGKGLGPSGAADSVGSARPNSRQLQGTEGSRPESTSGAGSKSAHNASAASSKSAPVDRPKGRHPALTGKTYARPTDTGAGSDQGPGGSPRTSGARGSHPSGTRGQHPSGARGSHRRADQIFELEEANDRLYDLFRNHGLGDFPHAKRRQLAQYYRLLMLKQNEVNMTRLLTLREVGLKHFVDCLMVARLTKLKFPLMDLGTGPGLPGIPLKIQFPDEKIVLAEGVQKRVEFLKEVREDLELKQLPILGRNVNEWTFYPVNGVITRAVEDVGNTLRNVRNCLSTGGRVYFMKGPNVGPEVAQAQTELAEHYKLVEDIEYELPESGLPRRLVVFEKIKAHDFPNPDDEPWMGETSDELRADARWLAKFKTHLG; this is translated from the coding sequence ATGGCGCACAAAAACAAAACCAACATCTCGCCCTACAAAACCCGCCGCCAGAAGGCCGGTAAAGGACTGGGACCGTCGGGCGCCGCCGATTCGGTCGGCTCTGCCCGCCCAAATTCGCGTCAGCTCCAAGGAACTGAGGGCTCGCGCCCAGAATCTACTTCCGGCGCCGGAAGTAAATCGGCCCACAACGCGTCCGCGGCAAGCAGCAAAAGCGCACCCGTCGACCGCCCGAAAGGACGTCATCCCGCCCTGACCGGAAAGACCTATGCCCGCCCGACGGACACCGGCGCGGGCTCGGATCAAGGCCCCGGCGGCAGCCCCCGCACCAGTGGCGCGCGAGGCTCCCACCCGAGCGGCACGCGAGGCCAGCACCCGAGCGGTGCGCGAGGCTCCCACCGACGCGCCGACCAGATCTTCGAACTCGAAGAGGCCAACGACCGCCTCTACGATCTGTTCCGCAACCACGGGCTCGGGGACTTCCCCCACGCGAAGCGCCGCCAGCTCGCGCAGTACTACCGACTCCTGATGCTGAAGCAGAACGAGGTCAATATGACCCGGCTCCTCACCCTGCGTGAGGTGGGCCTCAAACATTTCGTGGACTGCCTCATGGTCGCCCGGCTCACAAAGCTGAAGTTCCCCCTGATGGATCTGGGAACCGGCCCCGGACTTCCCGGCATCCCGCTGAAAATCCAATTCCCGGACGAAAAAATCGTCCTCGCCGAGGGCGTGCAAAAGCGCGTGGAGTTCCTGAAGGAAGTCCGCGAAGACCTGGAACTCAAACAGCTTCCGATCCTGGGCCGCAACGTCAACGAGTGGACCTTCTACCCCGTGAACGGCGTCATCACCCGCGCCGTGGAAGACGTCGGGAACACGCTCCGCAACGTGCGCAACTGCCTGTCCACCGGGGGCCGCGTCTACTTCATGAAGGGACCGAACGTCGGCCCCGAGGTCGCCCAAGCGCAAACCGAACTCGCCGAACACTACAAACTCGTCGAAGACATCGAGTACGAACTGCCCGAGTCGGGCCTCCCCCGCCGCCTCGTCGTCTTTGAGAAGATCAAAGCCCACGACTTCCCGAACCCCGACGACGAACCCTGGATGGGCGAAACTTCGGATGAGCTGCGCGCCGACGCCCGCTGGCTTGCGAAATTCAAAACTCACCTGGGATAA
- the pheS gene encoding phenylalanine--tRNA ligase subunit alpha, translating into MTLQAAAEFLQTLKSEASSAFEKADSRKSLYEFKVEFLGKTGKLTTIMKEMAALPKEEKPAFGKTVNEVKSALEELYSRREQELGQKEIEARMLAEEVDLSLTAGPGTAGTEHPVQKVMNEIVSILSRVGYSLKLGPAVEKDYYNFEALNLPADHPARDMQDTFFVDDTHVLRTHTSPVWSRALEKEKPPFRILGGGAVFRVDSDISHLPHFHQFEGVCVDEKVSMADLKGTITFFVREFFGPGLKTRFRPSYFPFTEPSAEVDCTCPVCRGNGCQMCKQSGWIEIGGCGLIHPKVFEKANLEYPKWQGFAWGFGVERMAIIKYGIDDIRLIPENDVRFLGQFPS; encoded by the coding sequence ATGACCCTTCAAGCCGCCGCGGAATTCCTTCAAACCCTGAAATCGGAGGCGAGCTCGGCGTTTGAGAAGGCCGACAGCCGTAAATCCCTGTACGAATTCAAAGTCGAATTCCTGGGGAAAACCGGCAAACTCACGACCATCATGAAAGAGATGGCGGCCCTGCCGAAGGAAGAAAAACCCGCCTTCGGGAAAACCGTCAACGAGGTCAAAAGCGCCCTGGAGGAGCTGTACTCCCGCCGCGAGCAGGAGCTCGGTCAGAAAGAGATCGAGGCCCGCATGCTGGCGGAGGAGGTCGACCTGTCCCTGACGGCCGGCCCCGGCACCGCCGGCACCGAACACCCCGTGCAGAAGGTCATGAACGAGATCGTCTCGATCCTGTCGCGGGTCGGATACTCCTTGAAGCTCGGCCCCGCGGTCGAAAAAGACTACTACAACTTCGAAGCCCTGAACCTGCCGGCGGATCACCCCGCGCGCGATATGCAGGACACTTTCTTCGTGGATGACACCCACGTCCTGCGTACCCACACGAGCCCCGTCTGGTCGCGCGCGCTCGAGAAAGAGAAGCCCCCCTTCCGCATCCTGGGTGGGGGAGCGGTCTTCCGTGTCGATTCGGACATCTCGCACTTACCGCACTTCCATCAGTTCGAAGGCGTCTGCGTGGACGAGAAGGTCTCGATGGCCGATCTGAAAGGCACGATCACGTTCTTCGTGCGCGAGTTCTTCGGGCCGGGTCTGAAAACCCGTTTCCGTCCCAGCTACTTCCCGTTCACCGAGCCTTCGGCCGAGGTCGACTGCACCTGCCCCGTTTGTCGCGGGAACGGCTGTCAGATGTGCAAACAGTCGGGCTGGATCGAGATCGGCGGCTGCGGACTCATTCACCCGAAGGTTTTTGAGAAAGCGAACCTCGAATATCCGAAGTGGCAGGGCTTCGCTTGGGGCTTCGGCGTCGAGCGCATGGCCATCATCAAGTACGGGATCGACGACATCCGCCTGATTCCCGAAAACGACGTCCGCTTCCTGGGTCAGTTCCCCTCTTAA
- the pheT gene encoding phenylalanine--tRNA ligase subunit beta, translated as MKISLKWLCDFVDVSDYLKKPEPLAEILTRAGLEVEDIQNRAKDYAFVVTGIILKKEQHPNADKLSVCQVMTGEGIVHQIVCGAKNHKENDKVVAALPGAILPGNFAIQKTVLRGVDSGGMLCSTKELGVAGEDSGIMILPADTPIGLPFAQYAGLEDVTFELKVTPNRADCLSHFGLSREIACLLGRELKRKSPMFAQSAASTKEKIALEVQDTKACPRYAGRFIAGVKIGATPAWLKARLESVGMKSINNVVDVTNYVMMELGQPLHAFDANEIKGKKIIVRKSEKGEAFKTLDGTELKLTGDELVIADQERAVAMAGVIGGLNSGVSDATQDIFLESAYFQPATVRRSSRRFGINTDSCYRFVRGVDPEGTRQALDRATELLLEVAGGEAYGDSHDVYPEPVTKQPVTISTQMITDRLGYPCDAKVFEDWMRRLGCDVKALGGDSFEVLPPTFRFDLEMQMDLVEEYARLNGYDHIPESFPALRKEPLANDPMWNAVGRMVQALRAQGFSQASNYAFVGEKGEKTFLANETLLTRAGFGLPLKSVRLRNPLSEDWNVMRRTLTYGLYKNVVHNFHQGQESGMLFEVGPCFGEEKPGDYREEYRVAGILWGEPENMWVVNKKGAGLFKMKAALEAIYQNFWLQGFGLMQPKERGELPQFLHRGQAGWVMHQARADEKSGEATSFDGYLGSIHPQLLDDDKIRVPVTVFELTMRPFATAKAPLQTYRGFSRQPAVTRDLSLVMPKTLAVGDVMSTMREAGGELLKNVSVFDVFEGGNLEPGQKSVSFRLRFQDKASTLQDEAVLGRMTQVLDSVKQKWGLATR; from the coding sequence ATGAAAATCAGTTTGAAATGGCTCTGTGATTTCGTCGACGTCAGCGACTACCTGAAAAAGCCCGAACCGCTCGCGGAGATTCTGACCCGCGCGGGCCTCGAGGTCGAGGACATCCAAAACCGCGCGAAGGACTACGCCTTCGTCGTGACGGGGATCATCCTCAAAAAAGAACAGCATCCCAACGCGGATAAACTCAGCGTCTGCCAGGTCATGACCGGCGAGGGCATCGTGCACCAGATCGTCTGCGGCGCGAAGAACCACAAAGAGAACGACAAGGTCGTGGCGGCGCTTCCGGGCGCGATCCTGCCGGGAAATTTCGCGATCCAAAAGACCGTGCTTCGCGGAGTCGACTCGGGCGGAATGCTCTGTTCGACGAAAGAGCTCGGCGTCGCGGGTGAAGACAGCGGCATCATGATCCTGCCCGCCGACACGCCCATCGGTTTGCCCTTCGCGCAGTACGCGGGTCTTGAGGACGTGACCTTCGAGCTGAAGGTCACGCCGAACCGCGCGGACTGTCTGAGTCACTTCGGGCTTTCGCGCGAGATCGCGTGCCTGCTCGGTCGCGAGCTCAAACGCAAATCGCCAATGTTCGCGCAGTCCGCGGCCTCGACGAAAGAAAAGATCGCGCTCGAAGTCCAAGACACGAAGGCCTGCCCCCGTTACGCGGGCCGCTTCATCGCGGGCGTGAAGATCGGCGCGACCCCCGCGTGGCTGAAGGCCCGTCTGGAGTCGGTCGGCATGAAGTCGATCAACAACGTGGTCGACGTCACGAATTACGTGATGATGGAGCTGGGACAACCGCTGCACGCCTTCGACGCGAATGAAATCAAAGGCAAAAAGATCATCGTCCGTAAAAGCGAAAAGGGCGAAGCCTTCAAGACCCTCGACGGCACCGAGCTGAAGCTCACCGGCGACGAGCTCGTGATCGCGGATCAAGAGCGCGCGGTGGCCATGGCGGGCGTGATCGGGGGCCTGAACTCGGGCGTTTCCGACGCGACTCAGGATATCTTCCTGGAGAGCGCCTACTTCCAGCCCGCGACCGTGCGTCGCAGCTCGCGCCGCTTCGGGATCAATACCGACTCTTGCTACCGCTTCGTGCGCGGCGTGGATCCCGAAGGGACCCGTCAGGCACTGGACCGCGCGACCGAACTTCTGCTCGAAGTGGCGGGCGGTGAAGCTTACGGTGACAGCCATGACGTTTACCCCGAACCCGTGACGAAACAACCCGTCACGATCTCGACCCAGATGATCACGGACCGCCTGGGCTATCCGTGCGACGCGAAGGTCTTCGAGGACTGGATGCGCCGTCTGGGCTGCGACGTGAAAGCGCTCGGCGGGGATTCATTCGAGGTGCTGCCGCCGACTTTCCGCTTCGATCTGGAAATGCAGATGGATCTGGTGGAAGAGTACGCGCGCCTGAACGGTTACGATCATATCCCCGAGTCGTTCCCGGCCCTTCGCAAAGAGCCGCTCGCGAACGATCCGATGTGGAACGCCGTGGGCCGCATGGTGCAGGCGCTGCGCGCGCAGGGCTTCAGTCAAGCCTCGAATTACGCCTTCGTCGGCGAGAAGGGCGAGAAGACCTTCCTGGCGAACGAAACCCTGCTCACGCGCGCGGGTTTCGGTCTGCCGCTGAAGTCGGTGCGCCTGCGCAATCCGCTTTCGGAAGACTGGAACGTCATGCGTCGCACGCTGACCTACGGTCTTTACAAGAACGTGGTCCACAACTTCCATCAAGGCCAAGAATCAGGAATGCTCTTCGAGGTCGGTCCCTGCTTCGGCGAGGAAAAGCCCGGCGATTACCGTGAGGAGTATCGCGTGGCGGGAATCCTGTGGGGCGAGCCCGAGAACATGTGGGTCGTGAACAAAAAGGGCGCGGGTCTTTTCAAAATGAAGGCTGCTCTCGAGGCGATCTACCAAAACTTCTGGCTGCAGGGCTTCGGCCTCATGCAACCGAAAGAAAGAGGCGAGCTGCCGCAGTTCCTGCACCGCGGACAAGCGGGCTGGGTCATGCACCAGGCGCGCGCGGATGAAAAGTCCGGCGAGGCGACGAGCTTCGACGGTTATCTCGGCTCGATCCATCCTCAGCTTTTGGATGACGACAAGATCCGCGTCCCCGTGACGGTCTTCGAACTCACGATGCGTCCCTTCGCGACCGCGAAGGCGCCGCTGCAAACTTACCGCGGTTTCTCGCGCCAACCCGCGGTCACGCGCGATCTGTCGCTCGTGATGCCGAAGACGCTGGCGGTGGGGGATGTGATGTCCACCATGCGCGAAGCGGGGGGCGAGCTCCTGAAGAACGTGTCGGTCTTTGACGTCTTTGAAGGCGGCAACCTCGAGCCGGGGCAGAAGTCGGTTTCCTTCCGTTTGCGCTTCCAAGATAAGGCCTCCACTCTGCAAGATGAGGCCGTTCTGGGGCGAATGACGCAGGTTCTCGACTCGGTGAAACAAAAATGGGGTCTCGCGACGCGATAA
- a CDS encoding integration host factor subunit alpha, with protein MAGQNIGKSTMTKADIVEKVYEKIGFSKKEASELVESVFESLKGVLIKGEKVKISGFGNFVVRGKNERVGRNPQTGEQITISARRVLTFRPSQVLKAMLNGEEFEHLKDSDDDDDED; from the coding sequence ATGGCGGGGCAGAACATCGGTAAATCGACCATGACCAAGGCGGACATCGTCGAGAAAGTCTACGAGAAGATCGGCTTCTCGAAGAAAGAGGCCTCCGAGCTTGTGGAATCCGTGTTTGAGAGCCTGAAGGGCGTCTTGATCAAAGGTGAAAAGGTCAAGATTTCGGGTTTCGGGAACTTCGTCGTGCGCGGCAAGAACGAGCGCGTCGGCCGTAACCCCCAAACCGGCGAGCAGATCACGATCAGCGCCCGCCGCGTTCTCACTTTCCGTCCGAGCCAGGTGCTCAAAGCCATGCTGAATGGCGAAGAGTTCGAGCACTTGAAAGACTCCGACGACGATGATGACGAGGATTAA
- a CDS encoding MerR family transcriptional regulator encodes MITTHLGSLTLPAALCDDQLLEELASIPEKMGFKIGEVAELLGIKQYVLRYWETEFDVLKPKKAANNQRYYTKKDVENVYLIRKLLHRDRFSIEGARAALKDLKSVVKKEKDWSQVNNRVEAMNERVDHLIVDLRKLRQLFAD; translated from the coding sequence ATGATCACGACCCATCTGGGCTCGTTGACCTTGCCGGCGGCGCTTTGTGACGATCAGCTTTTGGAAGAGCTCGCGAGCATCCCCGAAAAAATGGGTTTCAAGATCGGCGAGGTCGCGGAATTGCTGGGGATCAAGCAGTACGTTCTGCGCTACTGGGAGACCGAGTTCGACGTGCTGAAGCCGAAGAAGGCCGCGAACAACCAACGCTACTACACTAAAAAAGACGTCGAGAACGTCTACCTGATCCGTAAACTCCTGCACCGCGACCGCTTCTCGATTGAGGGCGCGCGCGCGGCGCTGAAAGACCTGAAGTCCGTCGTCAAAAAAGAGAAGGACTGGAGCCAGGTCAACAACCGCGTGGAAGCGATGAACGAGCGTGTGGACCACTTGATCGTGGATCTGCGTAAGCTCCGTCAGCTCTTCGCAGACTAA
- the trxA gene encoding thioredoxin: MATIEVTDANFSELLEKHETLFLDFWAPWCGPCRQFTPIFERVAEKHPNVAFGKVNSDEQQKLAGYFGIRSIPTLIILRQKIVIEQASGVIPEDTLDEAVTKVLALDMEKIAAEVEAEDASGAPKTEG, from the coding sequence ATGGCGACGATCGAAGTCACGGACGCGAATTTTTCGGAGCTGCTCGAAAAGCACGAGACGCTCTTTCTGGATTTCTGGGCGCCGTGGTGCGGACCCTGCCGTCAGTTCACGCCGATCTTCGAGCGTGTCGCCGAAAAACATCCGAACGTCGCGTTCGGTAAAGTGAACTCCGACGAGCAGCAGAAGCTTGCGGGCTATTTCGGCATCCGCTCGATCCCGACGCTGATCATTCTTCGGCAAAAGATCGTCATCGAACAGGCCAGCGGCGTGATTCCCGAGGACACCCTCGATGAAGCGGTCACGAAAGTGCTGGCGCTGGACATGGAAAAGATCGCGGCCGAAGTGGAAGCGGAAGACGCTTCCGGCGCGCCGAAAACCGAAGGCTGA
- a CDS encoding glycosyltransferase, giving the protein MSARFAFVIPVYNEEPRIAVLLEELLPFVRSRPGSLVVVSDNASSDGTVAQVRARMNPDNAHCLHLIEAPAKGQGVAYERGMAHIQSLGVSADTWVVLSAADLPFYFSDALGVETWGEGYDLVIGSKAHPRSRIARGPLRGILSRIFLWIRILLLNMRSRDPQGCLFIRARHLGLRTRCEARNYFFATQLVYEIEREGLKVLEVPVILRPDDRPSKVRVVRDSLEILRQTWAFSRRRGRIRSRTATAWAPGEPQGPDWRS; this is encoded by the coding sequence ATGTCCGCGAGATTCGCTTTCGTCATTCCGGTCTACAATGAGGAGCCACGCATCGCCGTGCTTCTGGAGGAGCTTTTGCCCTTCGTGCGCTCGCGTCCCGGAAGTTTGGTTGTCGTATCGGACAATGCGAGTTCGGACGGCACCGTGGCCCAAGTGCGCGCGAGGATGAATCCCGACAATGCCCACTGCTTGCATTTGATCGAAGCTCCCGCGAAGGGGCAGGGCGTCGCCTATGAGCGGGGAATGGCGCATATCCAGTCACTCGGCGTGTCCGCCGACACCTGGGTGGTTTTAAGTGCGGCCGATCTGCCCTTTTATTTTTCGGATGCGTTGGGAGTTGAAACTTGGGGTGAAGGTTATGACCTCGTTATCGGCTCCAAAGCGCATCCCCGCAGTCGTATCGCGCGGGGGCCGCTGCGCGGGATCTTGTCGCGCATCTTTTTGTGGATCCGGATTCTTCTTCTGAATATGCGCAGCCGCGATCCTCAGGGTTGTCTTTTCATTCGCGCGCGGCATTTGGGTTTGCGCACGCGCTGTGAAGCACGAAATTATTTTTTCGCGACTCAACTGGTTTATGAAATCGAGCGCGAGGGATTGAAGGTTCTAGAGGTTCCGGTCATCTTGCGTCCCGATGATCGCCCATCGAAGGTGCGGGTCGTTCGCGATTCCTTGGAGATCCTACGTCAGACGTGGGCATTTTCCCGCCGCCGGGGACGGATCCGGTCGCGGACGGCGACGGCCTGGGCACCGGGCGAGCCCCAAGGCCCCGACTGGCGCAGTTAG
- a CDS encoding cysteine synthase A, with protein MQTGTVSQVVGRTPLIKIHSLSEMTGCEIFGKAEHLNPGGSVKDRAARGIIDEAEKNGELRPGGLIVEGTAGNTGIGLATIAAQRGYRTVIVMPDNQAREKYDTIKALGAELITVPPTAFANEGHFYHTAKRVAGERPGAFWANQFENLANFRAHYATTGPELWEQTQGRLDAFIAAAGTGGTIAGVSRYLKEKNPKVHVRLADCEGSGLDSYLRTGQMTSVGTSISEGIGIMRLTANFKEARIDDSVRVTDQEMLAMIYHVAARDGLLVGTSAAINLFACYQYALKNRGARIVTVICDSALRYQSKVFNPAFLSEKGLTVTSISG; from the coding sequence ATGCAAACCGGAACCGTTTCGCAAGTCGTTGGCCGCACGCCGCTGATCAAAATCCATTCGCTGTCGGAGATGACCGGCTGCGAGATCTTCGGCAAAGCCGAGCACCTCAATCCCGGAGGCAGCGTGAAGGATCGCGCCGCACGCGGGATCATCGACGAAGCCGAAAAAAACGGTGAGCTTCGTCCCGGTGGTCTGATCGTCGAAGGTACGGCGGGCAACACGGGCATCGGCCTTGCGACCATCGCGGCCCAGCGCGGTTACCGCACGGTCATCGTGATGCCGGACAACCAGGCGCGCGAAAAGTATGACACGATCAAAGCTCTGGGCGCCGAGCTGATCACGGTGCCGCCCACCGCGTTCGCGAACGAAGGGCACTTCTACCACACCGCCAAACGCGTGGCGGGGGAGCGGCCGGGCGCTTTCTGGGCCAATCAGTTCGAAAATCTGGCGAACTTTCGCGCGCACTACGCGACGACGGGACCCGAATTATGGGAGCAGACTCAAGGACGTTTGGACGCGTTCATCGCCGCCGCCGGCACGGGGGGAACCATCGCGGGCGTTTCGCGTTACCTGAAAGAGAAAAACCCGAAAGTCCACGTGCGGCTGGCCGACTGCGAAGGTTCGGGGCTGGATAGCTATCTGCGCACGGGGCAGATGACGTCCGTGGGGACTTCGATCTCGGAAGGCATCGGCATCATGCGTTTGACCGCGAATTTCAAAGAGGCGCGCATCGACGACTCCGTACGCGTCACCGATCAAGAGATGCTGGCGATGATCTATCACGTCGCCGCGCGCGACGGACTTTTGGTTGGCACCTCGGCCGCCATCAATTTGTTCGCCTGCTACCAATACGCTTTGAAGAATCGCGGTGCGCGGATCGTGACCGTCATTTGCGATTCGGCGCTTCGTTATCAGTCGAAGGTCTTTAATCCGGCGTTCCTGAGTGAAAAAGGGCTCACGGTCACGTCGATCTCGGGCTAG
- a CDS encoding response regulator, giving the protein MSIENVKAFLGDGVCLLVEPSPSFSASLQSLLAEIGVPLSQVIVSRKYEDALKVVADRKPRLLVTEYDLPNGAGLSLIEQLEQLSEESQRIAIIVTKNSSDSAVAEAAEGAVDAFILKPFSTEVFRAKLLECLARKTQPSDYQKQLSAGRALFNEQKYPESLKAFQRAKPLDPKPSLACFGEGQSYERLEDDEKALAAYREGRKLTPLHYKCLVGEFDLLMKLKRFDEAYQGVPELRDNYPIPPGRLGDLFTAAVFTYHFDDLHRYHEVYLNFDMRSPYLVKMMSVGFMTAGRFYLQRQEVAPALKFFEMGMSVRGREITYLESIFDELMRAGAVKEADTVLNRVLPADVGTKLYNQMRFRMEQRRLPVDQWVERGRRLIQSGEANAEIYRLVVEGLTKMGRATLAESVIAQAVKEDPELRVPLYAILEGKTTEGQGE; this is encoded by the coding sequence GTGAGCATCGAGAACGTCAAAGCATTCTTGGGGGACGGCGTATGCCTGCTGGTCGAACCCTCGCCCAGCTTCTCGGCCAGTTTGCAGAGTCTGCTCGCCGAAATCGGCGTGCCGCTTTCGCAAGTCATTGTCAGCCGCAAGTACGAAGACGCCCTGAAGGTCGTCGCGGACCGCAAACCGCGGCTTCTCGTCACCGAATACGACCTGCCGAATGGCGCGGGACTTTCGCTGATCGAGCAGCTTGAGCAGTTAAGCGAAGAGTCGCAGCGGATCGCGATCATCGTGACGAAAAACTCTTCGGATTCGGCCGTGGCCGAAGCCGCCGAGGGCGCGGTCGACGCGTTCATTTTGAAACCGTTTTCGACCGAAGTGTTTCGCGCGAAACTTCTGGAGTGCCTGGCCCGCAAAACGCAGCCTTCGGATTACCAGAAGCAGTTAAGCGCCGGTCGCGCGCTTTTCAACGAGCAGAAATATCCCGAATCGCTGAAGGCCTTCCAGCGGGCGAAACCGCTGGATCCGAAGCCGAGCCTCGCCTGCTTCGGCGAGGGGCAAAGCTACGAAAGACTCGAAGACGATGAAAAGGCGCTCGCGGCCTACCGCGAGGGGCGTAAACTGACGCCGCTTCACTACAAATGCCTGGTCGGCGAGTTCGATCTGCTGATGAAACTGAAACGTTTCGATGAAGCCTACCAAGGCGTGCCGGAGCTTCGGGACAATTACCCGATCCCGCCCGGGCGTTTGGGGGATCTGTTCACGGCGGCGGTTTTCACCTATCACTTCGACGATTTGCACCGCTACCATGAAGTGTATCTGAACTTCGACATGCGCTCGCCTTACCTCGTGAAGATGATGTCCGTCGGCTTCATGACGGCGGGGCGCTTCTATTTGCAGCGTCAGGAAGTCGCGCCCGCCTTGAAGTTCTTCGAGATGGGGATGAGCGTGCGCGGCCGCGAGATTACCTACCTCGAGTCGATCTTCGATGAACTCATGCGCGCGGGCGCCGTGAAGGAAGCCGACACCGTACTGAACCGAGTGCTGCCCGCGGACGTCGGCACCAAGCTCTACAACCAAATGCGCTTCCGGATGGAGCAAAGACGACTACCGGTCGATCAGTGGGTCGAGCGGGGACGTCGCTTGATTCAATCGGGGGAAGCGAACGCCGAGATTTACCGTCTGGTCGTCGAGGGGCTCACGAAAATGGGGCGCGCGACTTTGGCCGAAAGCGTGATCGCGCAAGCCGTGAAGGAAGATCCCGAGCTGCGGGTGCCGCTGTACGCGATCCTTGAGGGGAAAACCACGGAAGGTCAGGGCGAGTAA